In Micromonospora ferruginea, the sequence GCGCGAAGCTGGTCGGTGTGGGGTTGCTGCCGGTCGCGGCGCCGTTGAAGCCGAAGCTGGTGCTGCCGCCGGTGGGGATGCTGCCGTTGTAGGAGACGTTGGCGGCGGTGACGGCGGCGCCGGTCTGGGTGAGCGTGGTGTTCCAGTACTGGGTGACGGTCTGGCCGGCGGTGAAGGTCCAGGTCAGTCGCCAGGAGCTGATCGGGTCGCCGAGGTTGGTGACGGAGACGTTGGTGTTGAAGCCGCCCGGCCAGGAGGACGAGACGGTATAGGTGACCGCGCAGCCGGTGGCGGCGGCGGCGGGGAGTTGGGTGGCGGTGAGGCCGGCGGTGGTGAGGGTGAGCACGGCGGCGGCGGCGATCGACGCCGCCCGTAGGCGGGAATGGTTGGTGGGTCGCACGGGGACCTCCCGGTCCATCAGTGGGGTGGCGACGCCCGGCTGAGGCGAAATGAACGCTCACATCATTCGTATGATGTATATGACGCGCGACGGATGGCTGGTTGTCGACCCCTGCCGTCCCTCGGTCACCTGCGTGCCGAGCAGCACCGGCCTGCCCTGGACCGGTGGTGGTGCGAGGTGGTGAGCTCCCGGTGCCGTCCCGGAGGAGGCACCCACCAATGTTTGCGTTAACATATGATGCCTGTCAATGGGCGAAGCTGTTTCGACCAGCCGTCAGCGCGCCGTCGAGGCCGGTGGCGGCCAGGCGGCCGGAATCCGCTCCAGCACCCCGCCGGCGAACACGTCCCGCAGGCCGAGCGGCTTCAGATGGACGTACCCGATGTGGCAGTCGCAGACCGCGGCGTCGCACCCTCGGGGCTTCAACGCGGCCCGCCACGACCCGTCGTACAGGTTGCCGATCGGGGTGGGGATGAAGTGGCAGCGGCGGACCGTGCCGTCACCCAGCACCGAGACGGCGGTCTCACCGGCGTGGCAGGGCCGGCCGAGCGACAGGTGCGGCCGGACGCTGTAGCCGAAGTGCGGGTCCAGCGCGGTCCAGGTCGCCTCCTCCACGGCGTCGTAACGGCGGCCCTCGGCCGCGTTGACCCACAGGTAGACGGCCGGCGGCAACGCGGCCCGCAGCGCCCGCGCCTCGTCGAGGTGCTCGGGCAGGCCGACCACCCCGACCGAGTACCGGACGCCCAGCTCGGTCAGGCGCGCGCAGCGGCGCAGGAACCGCGCCCGCTCGACCTGCCCCGGGTGGTAGGTCGCCCAGAGCGCGGCCGAGCCGGGATCGGCGTCGGCCAGCCAGTCGACGCGGGCGGCGAGATTGGTCTGGATGACCACCCGGTCCACGTGCGGCAGGTGGGACAGCGACGTCATCGCGTCCCGGTACCAGCTCCGGGTCAACCCCTCGCCCCAGGGCGTGAACAGCACCGACAGCCGCACGTCGGTGGTCGCGGCCACCCACCCGGTGAACCGGGCCAGCGCCGCCCGGTCGGCGCGCAGCAGCTCCGGCGGGTCGCGCCGCTTGGCGAACGGACAGTAGGGACAGTCGTAGTTGCAGCTCGCCAGTGGCCCCCGGTAGAGGACGGACAGGTTCATCGCAACGCGTACCCGGTCATCGCGTGCCGCACCTCGGCGGAGGTCAGCCACGGGCCGACGGCGTCGGAGCGGGCCAGCCCGGCGTCGGTGAGCCGTAGCCCGCCGTCGGTGGCCCAACCCCGCTCGACCAGCCGGCCGAGCTGGGGGAAGTCCTCACCCGGCGGACGCCCGAAGCGCGCCCGGTAGGCGCCGGCGTCCACCCCGTCGGCGCGCAGCAGCGACGTCAACAGCCAGCGGCGGCGCTGCTCCGCGCCGTCCAGCCGGAAACCGAACTCGGCGTACGCGAAGTCGTCGGCGGGCCGGCCGAGGTAGTCGTCGAGCACCGCGCGCACCTGCGTCACGCTCACCGCGTAGTCGAAGGAGTAGTGCAACGCGGTGGTGTAGGAGCGGGCCCCGCAGCCCAGGCCGACCATGCCGTCGTCCTGGCAGCAGTAGTCCGGGCCGTCCGGCGCCGGCACGTCGGCGCGGCGGAACTGCCGCATCGACTCCTGTCGGTAACCGGCCGCGCCGAGCGTCTCCACCGCCTGCCGGTAGAGCGCGAGCCGCTGGGCGTCCCAGTCGGCGCGGGCGTGCGCGCGCCGGCCCAGACCGGTGAGCGGGCGGACGTAGAGCGGATAGAGGAACAGCTCCTCCGGCCGCCAGGCCAGCGCCGCGTCCAGGCTCTGCCGCCAGGTGTCGGCGGTCTGCCCGTCGATCCCGTAGATCAGGTCGATGTTCAGCGACGGGATCCGGGCGTCCCGGATCGCGGCCAGCGCGGCCTCCACCTCGGCGCGGCGCTGCGGCCGGCCGGCGGCGCGGGCTTCGGCGTCGAGGAAGCTCTGCACGCCGATGCTCACCCGGGTGGCGCCGTGCGCGGCGAGCACCGCGAGCCGGTCCGGCGTCGCGGTGGCCGGCGAGGTCTCCACCGACAGCGGTACGCCCGGCAGGCGCGCGCCGATCGTGTCGGTGGCGACGGCGAACAGCTCGGCCAGCTCGTCGGCGGTGAGGTAGGTGGGGGTGCCGCCGCCGAACGCCGCCCGGGCGTACCCGGCGTCGTCGCCGAGCGCCTCGGCGACCCGCTCGGCCTGTCGACGCACCTGCCGCAGGTACGCCGTGACCTGCTCCGCCGGGGCGTTCGCGCGGGTGAACAGGTTGCAGAAGCCGCACCGCATCTCACAGAACGGCACGTGCAGGTAGAGGAAGAGCGCGTCGTGCGCCTCACCCCGCCACACGTCGGCCAGCCGGGGCCGGGGACGCAGCGGCCGGTAGGAGGTCTTGTGCGGGTAGGCGTAGAGGTACTGCTGGTAGGCGGAGCCGTCGAGGCTCGGATCGGTGCTGGTCACCATTCTCCCGGGTGCAGGGTGAAGTCGGCGTAGGGGACGGTCCACACCACGTCGTGGCCGATCCGGTGGCCGGTGTGGCCGTCCTCCCCGTAGGCGGTGCCGTGGTCGGAGCAGACGATCGTGAACACCGGCCGGCCCCGCCCGGTGACCAGGCGGAACAGCCGGTCGACACGGCCGTCGACGTATTCCAGCGCGGCGGCGTGACTGGCCCGGCTGTCGGTCTCGGCGCCCGGCAGGTGGTGCCGGTTGGGCTGGTGCAGCGCGGCCACGTTGAGGAAGGTGAACAGCGGACGGCGCGCCGGCACCCGGGCCAGCACCTCCGCCAACCGGTCGAGCTGGGCGTCCAGGCAGGTCGGGGACGTGACCCCGAACTCCGGCTCCCAGTGCGCCTCGGTGAACAGGCCGGGCAGCACCGAACCCAACGGACTGTGCCGGTTGAAGAAGCCCACCCCGCCCAGGCACAGCGTGTGGTAGCCGGCCCCGGCCAGCGCGGTCGGCAGGTCCGGGGCGTCGAACACCCACGTGTCGGCGCCGGCCGTCTCGCTGCCGGGAAAGGCCGCCGCGAAGCGCCGCTCGTGCCGGCCCGGCCCGGCCGGAGTGGGCAGGAAGCCGGCGAAGAACGCGTGGTGCGCGGCGTAGGTGAAGCTGGCCGGGGAGTGCCGGCGCTCCCACCGGCCACCGGGCAACACCCGGGCCAGGCGCGGCGTCCGCCCCGCCGCGGCCAGCTCGGCCGCCACGTCGTAGCGCAACGTGTCCAGCGTGACCAGGAGCAGGTCGTGGTCGCCGATCAGGTCGCGCACGCGGTCACCTCCGCCCGCCGCCGCCACCGGCCGGTGGTCAGCGCGTGCACCTGCTCGGCGTAGGCGTCCCGGCCGTCGACGAGCACGCCGGGCAGCAGGTCGCCGAACGCGTTCACCTCGGCGACCGCGTGCCGACGCCACCCGGTGCGGAACATCAGGTCGACGCCGACGTGCAGCGAGCCGCGGAAGCAGGCCGCGACCCGCTCGCAGGTCTCCATCGCCGCCGACCAGGCCGACGCGCCGGCCGCGGCGCGCAGCGCGGCCAGGTCCCCCCGGGCGTTGCCGAGGTGCAGGTTGGTCAGGGGACCGCGGGCGGCCCGGACCACCGCGTGCGTGGGGCGGCCGGCGACCACCAGCACCCGCACGTCGACCACCCGGTCGCCCAGGCCGGCCTTGGGCAGCCACCGCTCGACGTGCAGCCCGTCGGGGGCCAGCCGGTCGACGATCGCGGCCACGGCCGCCTCGTCGGTGAGCCGGCGCACCCGCAGCGAGTTGAACAACCCGTCCGGGGTGGCCTCGACCGTGGTGTCGGCCTGCACGCCGCGCGGACCGACCGCGAGCGCGAGCACCCCGGCGGCCGACGAGCCGTGCGCGGGCTTGACGAAGACCCGGTGCCAGCCGGCCGCGGCCATCGCCTCGCGCAGCGCGGCGTAGCCGCCGACCGGAGGCAGCGCGGCCGGCACCGGCACGCCGGCCGCCGCCAGCACGGCGTGACAGCGCCGCTTGTCGCACAGCACGGCCACGTCGTCCGGATGGTTGAGCAGCTCCGCGCCGCCGGCGGCGACCCGGGCGAGGCCGGCGACCAGACCGGCGTACGCGTCGGCGAGGCCGACCAGCTCGCCGTGCCGGGCGGCGGTGGGCGCGCCGCGCAGCAGCCGGTCGACGAGCGGGTCCTCGCCGGGGGAGTCCACCCGCACCAGCGCGCCGGCCGGCGGCGGCGCGGCCCCGGTCAGCACGTCGACCCAGGGCAGCACGTCGGGCGCCGGCAGGCCGGCGTCGCGCACCGCCCGGTCGAACAGCGCCACCCGGCGGTTGGCCGGGTTGCCCACCACGGTCAGTCGCATGTCACCTGCCGCTCACTCCCCGACGGCGGTGAAGAAGTACTGCCGGCCGTCGTACACCTCGGCGGTCTGCGGGTCGGAGACGTCGACCTCGACCTCGGGCAGCGCGGCGACCACCGACGCGGCCGCCTCGTCGGAGAGGAAGTGGTGGTGCAGGTCGAGCCGGCGCAGGTGGGTGAGTGGCTGGCCGGCCAGCAGCGTCGCCGCGCCGGTGTCGGTGAGCACGCCCATGGACAGGTCGAGCACCTCCAGCCGGCGCACGACCGGCGCGTCCGCCACCGCCGCGGCGACCGCGTCGGCGTTCTCCGCGTTGCACACCGCCAGGTGCCGCAGCGCCGGCAGGTGGTCGCCGGCCAGCACGCCCGCCAGGTCGTCCGGCGTGGTGTCGCGGCCGTAGTCCGCCCGGCCGAGCCACAGGTCGAGCCGGCGCAGCGCCGGCAGGTCGGCGGCGCCGACGCCGCGCGTCACCTCGGCCGGCAGGCCGCCGGACTCGATCCGCAGCTCGCGCAGCCCGGCGTGCCGGTCCGGCGCCAGCCGCAGGCCCTGGGCGCCGCGGATCCACAGCACCTCCAGCCCCGGGCAGGCCGCCAGCAGCGAGGTGACGTCGCCGTGGGTCAGCCAGGAGATCTCGCACTGCTCGGCGACCAGGTCGGCGAGGAACAGCGCGCGCAGCCCGGTCCAGCTCGACGCGGCCTCGACCAGCAGGTCCACCGGCAGCGCGCGCTCGTACGCCTCGCCCCACTCGCCCACCACGACGGCCCGGACCGCCTCGGCCGGCACCTCGTCGCGCAGCGCGTGGACCAGGGCGGCGAACTCCTCCGGCTCCGCGTCGAACTCCTCGACCTCGAGGCGCCACGCCACCGCGGACGGATCGTCCGGCAGGGCCATTCCCGGTGTGAACGGCAGCACCGGCAATCCGGCGAACGACGACACGTGCGAGTTGATCACACCGACCTCCGGCGGGGGCTGTGGCAAGGGCGGCGGAACCGTAGCAGGCCGTCCCGACACGATGGTCGGCAGCGGCGGTGCGCCGCCGGCTGGCATGCTCGGTCCGGCAGGGCGGAGCGGAGCGGGGAGGCGCGATGCGGATCGGTGAACTGTCGGCGCGTACCGGAGTCAGCGCCCGGTCGATCCGCTACTACGAGCAGCAGGGGCTGCTCGCCGCCGTGCGTACCGCCAGCGGGCAGCGGGTGTTCGCGGAGTCGGCGGTCGAGCGGGTACGCCTCATCCAGCGGCTCTTCGACGCCGGGTTGAGCAGCCGGCGGATGTCCGAGCTGCTGCCCTGCGTGACCAACCCCGACATCCGCACCCGCTGGCTGACCGACCGGCTGCGCGAGGAGCGGACCCGGATGGAGGCCGAGATGGCGCGGCTCGCGCACGCCGTCGCGGTGCTCGACGAGGTCGTCACCGACATGACCGTCGCGGACGGCCCGGTGCCGGACAGGGCTTGCCCCTGACACCGGTGTCAACTCCTACCGTCGGGACATGACCACCACGCTCGCCGCCGGATCGCCGGTGGCACCGCTGATCGAACCCGTCACCGTCGCCGGGATGCCGATGCGCACCCGGTTCGTCATGGCGCCGATGACCCGCAACCGCGCGCCCGGCGGGGTGCCGACGCCGGAGGTCGCCGACTACTACCGGCGGCGCGCCGAGCAGGGCGTCGGGCTGATCGTCACCGAGGGAGTCCTGGTCGACCACCCGAGCGCCGGTCACGAGGACACCGTGCCGCGGCTGACACCCGGGCCGGCCGAGGCGGGCTGGCGGCGGGTGGTCGAGGCGGTCCACGGCGCGGGCGGCCGGATCGCCGCGCAGCTGTGGCACCTGGGCAGCCTGCGCGAGCCGATCGACGGCCGGGCAGCCTGGACGCCGTCGGGCGTACCCGAGCCGGGCCGCCCGGTCGGGCACGCCATGACCGGCTCCGACATGGACGAGCTGCTGGCGGCGTACGCGGCGGCGGCGCGGGTCGCCGCCCGGGTCGGGTTCGACGCGGTGGAGATCCACGCCGCGCACGGCTACCTGCTGGACGAGTTCCTGTGGCCGGACACGAACCGGCGGACCGACGCGTACGGCGGCTCACCGGCGCGGCGGGCCGCGTTCCCGGCCGCGGTGGTGCGGGCGGTCCGCGACCGGTTCCCGGCGGACCGGCCGGTGATCGTGCGGTTCTCGCAGTTCAAGGAGCGCGCGTTCGACGCCCGGATCGCGGAGACGCCGGCCGAGCTGGCGGAGATCCTCGGCGCGTTCGCCGAGGCCGGCGCGGACGTCCTGCACGCGTCGCAGCGCCGGTTCTGGCAGCCCGCGTTCGCCGGCTCGCCGTGGAACCTGGCGGGCTGGGCGAAGCGCCTCACCGGGCTGCCGTCGATCACCGTGGGCTCGGTCGGCCTGACCCGCGACTTCCTGCGTCCGGGCGGCCCGGAGTCGGTGTCCGGGCTGACCCGCCGGCTAGCCGAGGGCGAGTTCGACCTGGTCGCGCTGGGCCGTGCCCTGCTCGGCAATCCGGCCTGGGTGACGCATGCGGCGACCGGCCGGTCGGCGGAGATCGTGGACTACCGCAAGGCGCACGAGAAGGTGTATCCCTGACCCGCGCCGGACTT encodes:
- a CDS encoding MerR family transcriptional regulator, whose amino-acid sequence is MRIGELSARTGVSARSIRYYEQQGLLAAVRTASGQRVFAESAVERVRLIQRLFDAGLSSRRMSELLPCVTNPDIRTRWLTDRLREERTRMEAEMARLAHAVAVLDEVVTDMTVADGPVPDRACP
- a CDS encoding 12-oxophytodienoate reductase, whose product is MTTTLAAGSPVAPLIEPVTVAGMPMRTRFVMAPMTRNRAPGGVPTPEVADYYRRRAEQGVGLIVTEGVLVDHPSAGHEDTVPRLTPGPAEAGWRRVVEAVHGAGGRIAAQLWHLGSLREPIDGRAAWTPSGVPEPGRPVGHAMTGSDMDELLAAYAAAARVAARVGFDAVEIHAAHGYLLDEFLWPDTNRRTDAYGGSPARRAAFPAAVVRAVRDRFPADRPVIVRFSQFKERAFDARIAETPAELAEILGAFAEAGADVLHASQRRFWQPAFAGSPWNLAGWAKRLTGLPSITVGSVGLTRDFLRPGGPESVSGLTRRLAEGEFDLVALGRALLGNPAWVTHAATGRSAEIVDYRKAHEKVYP
- a CDS encoding STM4011 family radical SAM protein; its protein translation is MNLSVLYRGPLASCNYDCPYCPFAKRRDPPELLRADRAALARFTGWVAATTDVRLSVLFTPWGEGLTRSWYRDAMTSLSHLPHVDRVVIQTNLAARVDWLADADPGSAALWATYHPGQVERARFLRRCARLTELGVRYSVGVVGLPEHLDEARALRAALPPAVYLWVNAAEGRRYDAVEEATWTALDPHFGYSVRPHLSLGRPCHAGETAVSVLGDGTVRRCHFIPTPIGNLYDGSWRAALKPRGCDAAVCDCHIGYVHLKPLGLRDVFAGGVLERIPAAWPPPASTAR
- a CDS encoding STM4013/SEN3800 family hydrolase, giving the protein MRDLIGDHDLLLVTLDTLRYDVAAELAAAGRTPRLARVLPGGRWERRHSPASFTYAAHHAFFAGFLPTPAGPGRHERRFAAAFPGSETAGADTWVFDAPDLPTALAGAGYHTLCLGGVGFFNRHSPLGSVLPGLFTEAHWEPEFGVTSPTCLDAQLDRLAEVLARVPARRPLFTFLNVAALHQPNRHHLPGAETDSRASHAAALEYVDGRVDRLFRLVTGRGRPVFTIVCSDHGTAYGEDGHTGHRIGHDVVWTVPYADFTLHPGEW
- a CDS encoding STM4012 family radical SAM protein encodes the protein MTSTDPSLDGSAYQQYLYAYPHKTSYRPLRPRPRLADVWRGEAHDALFLYLHVPFCEMRCGFCNLFTRANAPAEQVTAYLRQVRRQAERVAEALGDDAGYARAAFGGGTPTYLTADELAELFAVATDTIGARLPGVPLSVETSPATATPDRLAVLAAHGATRVSIGVQSFLDAEARAAGRPQRRAEVEAALAAIRDARIPSLNIDLIYGIDGQTADTWRQSLDAALAWRPEELFLYPLYVRPLTGLGRRAHARADWDAQRLALYRQAVETLGAAGYRQESMRQFRRADVPAPDGPDYCCQDDGMVGLGCGARSYTTALHYSFDYAVSVTQVRAVLDDYLGRPADDFAYAEFGFRLDGAEQRRRWLLTSLLRADGVDAGAYRARFGRPPGEDFPQLGRLVERGWATDGGLRLTDAGLARSDAVGPWLTSAEVRHAMTGYALR
- a CDS encoding STM4014 family protein translates to MRLTVVGNPANRRVALFDRAVRDAGLPAPDVLPWVDVLTGAAPPPAGALVRVDSPGEDPLVDRLLRGAPTAARHGELVGLADAYAGLVAGLARVAAGGAELLNHPDDVAVLCDKRRCHAVLAAAGVPVPAALPPVGGYAALREAMAAAGWHRVFVKPAHGSSAAGVLALAVGPRGVQADTTVEATPDGLFNSLRVRRLTDEAAVAAIVDRLAPDGLHVERWLPKAGLGDRVVDVRVLVVAGRPTHAVVRAARGPLTNLHLGNARGDLAALRAAAGASAWSAAMETCERVAACFRGSLHVGVDLMFRTGWRRHAVAEVNAFGDLLPGVLVDGRDAYAEQVHALTTGRWRRRAEVTACAT
- a CDS encoding STM4015 family protein — encoded protein: MINSHVSSFAGLPVLPFTPGMALPDDPSAVAWRLEVEEFDAEPEEFAALVHALRDEVPAEAVRAVVVGEWGEAYERALPVDLLVEAASSWTGLRALFLADLVAEQCEISWLTHGDVTSLLAACPGLEVLWIRGAQGLRLAPDRHAGLRELRIESGGLPAEVTRGVGAADLPALRRLDLWLGRADYGRDTTPDDLAGVLAGDHLPALRHLAVCNAENADAVAAAVADAPVVRRLEVLDLSMGVLTDTGAATLLAGQPLTHLRRLDLHHHFLSDEAAASVVAALPEVEVDVSDPQTAEVYDGRQYFFTAVGE